A part of Solibacillus sp. FSL H8-0538 genomic DNA contains:
- a CDS encoding aspartate carbamoyltransferase catalytic subunit, with amino-acid sequence MKNLLSMEHLSNEEILHILDRARDFENGGKPQLSRSYNIANLFFEPSTRTKTSFEMAERRVGCTVIPFDASFSSAVKGETMYDTVKTLEMIGMDAVVIRAKEDEYYNELLEGINVAVINAGDGAGQHPSQSLLDLYTIQKEFGTFEGLNVTIVGDVSHSRVAKSNATALTRLGANVRFLCPKEWAGEFEAFHSWDEVLEDSDVVMLLRIQHERHSVSKSFSKESYHEQYGLTVERENRMKPDAIIMHPAPVNRDVEITDELVECERSRIFEQVRNGVFARMAIVETILKERP; translated from the coding sequence ATGAAAAACTTACTTTCAATGGAACATTTATCGAATGAAGAAATTTTACACATCTTAGACCGAGCAAGAGATTTTGAAAATGGCGGAAAACCTCAATTATCGCGCTCATACAACATTGCAAACTTATTTTTTGAACCGAGCACACGTACAAAAACAAGCTTTGAGATGGCGGAACGTCGTGTCGGTTGTACTGTTATTCCTTTTGATGCAAGTTTCTCAAGTGCAGTAAAGGGTGAAACGATGTACGACACAGTAAAAACGCTTGAAATGATTGGTATGGATGCAGTTGTGATTCGTGCAAAGGAAGATGAATACTACAACGAGCTTTTAGAAGGCATCAACGTAGCAGTCATTAACGCAGGCGATGGCGCAGGTCAGCACCCGTCACAATCATTACTTGATTTATACACGATTCAAAAAGAGTTTGGCACATTTGAAGGATTGAATGTCACGATTGTAGGGGATGTCTCACATAGCCGTGTAGCAAAATCAAATGCCACAGCACTTACTCGATTAGGGGCAAATGTTCGATTCCTCTGCCCAAAGGAATGGGCAGGCGAGTTTGAAGCGTTCCACTCTTGGGATGAAGTACTTGAAGATAGCGATGTAGTCATGCTGCTACGTATTCAACATGAACGTCATTCTGTAAGTAAAAGCTTCTCAAAAGAAAGCTATCATGAGCAGTATGGATTAACAGTTGAGCGAGAGAACAGGATGAAGCCTGATGCCATCATTATGCATCCAGCTCCAGTGAACCGTGACGTTGAAATTACGGATGAGTTAGTCGAATGTGAACGATCACGTATTTTTGAACAAGTGCGAAACGGTGTATTTGCACGTATGGCCATTGTAGAAACGATTTTGAAGGAGAGACCATAA
- a CDS encoding dihydroorotase, translating into MTKVIQNVQLLTEQGELVTTSLTIEDGKIASVGGDIPAGAEIIEGNGHFISPGFVDVHTHLREPGFEHKETIATGSASAAKGGFTTICAMPNTKPVPDSVENMQLINGLIKESAVIRVLPYGSLTKDISGEVRTNIEELKANGAVAFSDDGVGIQLSSTMYEQMKEAAQHNMVVVAHCEDNSLIYDGVMHEGKRNLELGLPGIPSICESVQIARDVLLAEAAGARYHVCHVSSKESVRAVRDAKAAGIRVTAEVCPHHLLLEEMDIPSDDANWKMNPPLRAADDKDSLHAALLDGTIDCIATDHAPHTTEEKCCGMVGAPFGIVGFETAFPLLYTKFVETGKWTLKQLVDWMSVKAAEIFELPYGKIEVGCSADLVLIDLNKEQAIDAEGFVSKGRNTPFNGWVAKGWPVMTIFEGNIVYQEAE; encoded by the coding sequence ATGACAAAAGTTATTCAAAACGTACAACTATTAACTGAACAAGGCGAGTTAGTAACAACTTCTTTGACAATCGAAGACGGGAAAATTGCTAGCGTTGGTGGTGACATTCCAGCCGGTGCGGAAATTATTGAAGGGAACGGCCATTTTATCTCACCGGGTTTTGTCGATGTACATACACATCTGCGTGAACCAGGATTTGAGCATAAAGAAACAATTGCAACAGGTTCAGCATCTGCTGCAAAGGGTGGTTTTACAACGATTTGTGCAATGCCGAATACGAAGCCAGTTCCAGATTCGGTAGAAAACATGCAACTTATTAATGGCTTAATTAAAGAAAGTGCTGTAATTCGCGTTTTACCATATGGCTCACTTACGAAAGATATTTCTGGTGAGGTACGTACAAATATCGAAGAACTTAAAGCAAACGGAGCAGTGGCATTTTCGGATGACGGTGTTGGGATTCAATTATCATCAACAATGTATGAGCAAATGAAAGAAGCGGCGCAACATAATATGGTCGTTGTGGCGCACTGTGAAGATAACTCACTAATTTATGATGGCGTTATGCATGAAGGAAAACGCAATCTGGAGCTTGGCTTACCGGGGATTCCATCAATTTGTGAATCGGTACAAATTGCACGTGACGTATTACTAGCGGAAGCAGCAGGTGCGCGCTACCATGTTTGTCATGTTTCATCAAAAGAATCAGTGCGTGCTGTCCGTGATGCAAAAGCAGCGGGCATTCGTGTAACAGCTGAAGTTTGTCCACACCATCTACTACTTGAAGAAATGGATATTCCTTCAGATGATGCCAACTGGAAGATGAACCCGCCATTACGTGCAGCAGACGACAAAGACTCATTACATGCGGCACTACTTGACGGCACAATTGACTGTATCGCGACAGATCATGCACCTCATACAACAGAAGAAAAATGCTGTGGTATGGTGGGCGCTCCGTTCGGTATTGTAGGCTTTGAAACAGCTTTCCCGTTACTTTATACAAAATTCGTTGAAACAGGTAAATGGACGCTAAAACAATTAGTCGACTGGATGAGCGTAAAAGCAGCAGAAATTTTTGAACTTCCATATGGCAAAATTGAAGTAGGGTGTTCTGCGGATCTGGTTTTAATTGACTTAAATAAAGAGCAAGCGATCGATGCAGAAGGTTTTGTGTCAAAAGGACGTAATACACCATTTAACGGTTGGGTAGCAAAAGGCTGGCCGGTCATGACAATTTTTGAAGGCAACATTGTATATCAGGAGGCGGAATAA